The Methanofervidicoccus sp. A16 genome has a segment encoding these proteins:
- the cbiB gene encoding adenosylcobinamide-phosphate synthase CbiB yields MLNPLILWGAVILDRVLGEPPERIHPVVWIGRLIYFLEDIFKSTYSRNKVRDLLFGSLTTLITLTVVLLLSYALEISINRLPEILQYPLYSLILSTTIGYKSLLDFSRRPIECIKEGDIEGARKHLQCIVSRDTSKLDVEHILSASVESLSENITDSIIAPLIYGALFGLPGAFLYRAVNTLDAMIGYRNEKYEYYGKLAARLDDILNIIPSRVAGLLLVITSPLYGGSVRRALYGFLKEGSKTPSPNSGYTMATVANSLNMTLEKIGYYKLGEGKIDLKKAYDSLKAVDIVVISFLVLYTLLYWLLIK; encoded by the coding sequence ATGCTCAATCCTCTAATACTCTGGGGCGCTGTTATATTGGATAGAGTTCTTGGAGAACCTCCTGAGAGGATACACCCTGTAGTTTGGATAGGTAGGTTGATCTATTTTCTGGAGGATATTTTTAAATCTACCTACTCAAGGAATAAAGTTAGAGATCTCCTTTTTGGATCCCTTACTACATTAATTACTTTAACAGTGGTACTTTTATTATCCTACGCCCTTGAGATATCTATAAATAGATTACCTGAGATTCTTCAGTACCCTCTCTACTCCCTTATTCTCTCGACGACAATAGGGTATAAGTCTCTTCTGGACTTTTCAAGGAGACCTATAGAATGTATAAAAGAGGGAGATATAGAGGGTGCAAGGAAACATCTTCAGTGTATCGTAAGTAGGGATACTTCAAAGTTAGATGTTGAACATATCCTATCTGCATCGGTGGAGAGTCTATCTGAAAATATCACAGACAGTATTATCGCTCCTCTAATATATGGAGCACTCTTTGGACTTCCTGGAGCCTTTCTCTACAGGGCTGTGAATACCTTAGACGCTATGATAGGATACAGAAACGAGAAATATGAATACTACGGCAAGTTAGCTGCTCGCTTAGATGACATATTAAATATTATACCTTCACGTGTTGCAGGACTACTCCTTGTAATAACCTCGCCACTCTATGGTGGAAGTGTAAGGAGGGCACTATACGGTTTCCTTAAGGAGGGTTCTAAAACTCCCTCTCCAAATTCAGGCTATACCATGGCAACGGTTGCCAACAGTTTAAATATGACCCTTGAGAAAATAGGATACTACAAACTGGGAGAGGGAAAGATAGATCTTAAGAAGGCTTACGACTCTTTAAAGGCAGTAGATATTGTGGTGATATCTTTCCTTGTACTTTATACTCTTTTGTATTGGTTATTAATTAAATAG